The DNA window CGCATCGTCGAGCAGCAGCATCGTCCATGGCTCGGTCATCGTGAAGCGCTTGCCGTTCGGGCCATCGGCTTCGAAGATGCGTGTCTCGCCACCCTTGATGCCATGGCGGCCGACGAGGGCCACCGCCACGTAGTCCACGCCATCGCGGTGCGCTCCTTCGGGCGTGGGGCGGCCGATGCCGTCGGCCGTGTCGATGCGGAACTGATGGGCTTCCACATACCACGTCTTCTCGTCGCGCACGCTGGAAAACAGCCGGCCCAGCGCCGTCAGCAAACCCTGCCAGCCCGGTGCTTCCACCGTTTCCGGCAGCACCGGTGCGAACATGCGGTGCATGCCGCCGTGCAGCGCATTGTATTCCACGCTTTGCCAGTGGGCCCGGTGCGGGGTCTGCGCCAGCGCCTGGTCTTCCTGCACGTGTTGCACGAAGCAGGAGTGGCGGCGGCGCCGGTAGCGGCCGCCGTCCTTCAGGTAATTGTCCAGTTCCAGGGTATCCCAGCCCGGCGCCAGCGCGTCGAGCTGCGCCAGCGGTGTGCCGGCAAGCGCCGCCACGTCGGCCGGTGCCAGCAAGGCCCAGCCTTGCGTACGCAGCGCCTGGGTGACCTGGTCGAGGGATGTGAACTGCGGCGTCATGGCGCACCTTCATTGGTTGAAAAATATTGTCGTATTGTACGACTTCAACTGGCGGGGCGTCAGGGGAGCAATTCAGCCGATACGCATTGGAAGGAATGGCCGGGCGGCGACCGTCGCAAGCGCATGGCGCTCAGGGCAGCCGCTGCTCTTCCTTCGCCGCCGTGAACGTCAGCGTGGCGGCAGCCCGCCCCGCGCTGCCACCCACGTTGACGGTATTGATCTGCCCCGGCAGGAAATCGGTCAGCACGCCATTCTTCAGCACGGTGCCGGCGGGTAGCGCGGCGCCGTCGACCTGCTGGTAGACGGT is part of the Pseudoduganella lutea genome and encodes:
- a CDS encoding 2OG-Fe dioxygenase family protein — protein: MTPQFTSLDQVTQALRTQGWALLAPADVAALAGTPLAQLDALAPGWDTLELDNYLKDGGRYRRRRHSCFVQHVQEDQALAQTPHRAHWQSVEYNALHGGMHRMFAPVLPETVEAPGWQGLLTALGRLFSSVRDEKTWYVEAHQFRIDTADGIGRPTPEGAHRDGVDYVAVALVGRHGIKGGETRIFEADGPNGKRFTMTEPWTMLLLDDATVIHESTPIQPVAAHGHRDTLVVTYRAGGFQGEVQAEMPAEAQAAARGGDA